A window of Venenivibrio stagnispumantis genomic DNA:
AAACGTTTGTAGCGTGCCTATGAGGAGTTGAAACTTTTAATTTATTTTAATTGTTGCAAGTATTACGTATTATTTGTAAAATATCTATTGACAATGAAATTAAAATTTATAAATTAATTAGAAGAGGTGAAAAATAATGTTTAATGAAAATAAAACAGAAACTGTTTCACAAAGAAAAAGAAAAGCGAAGGATAAAAAAAGACTCAAAGAGCTAATATCCAAAATTACCCCTCAAAATAGACACAAAGAAATAGACTGGGGTAAACCTATTGGTAAAGAGGTTTGGTGAAATATATATTCCGGATATAGGCGATATTGTATGGCTTGATTTTGACCCACAAGTAGGAAGAGAGCAAGCGAAAAGAAGACCGGCTATATGTTTATCACCAAAAGATTACAATGAAAAATCAGAATTAGCAATTTTTTGTCCTATAACTTCTGTTTCAAAAGGTTATCCATTTGAAGTTGAAATAAATATAGAAAAAATAAAAGGTGTAATATTGGCTGACCAAGTAAGGAGTCTTGATTACAAAGAAA
This region includes:
- a CDS encoding AbrB/MazE/SpoVT family DNA-binding domain-containing protein; the protein is MFNENKTETVSQRKRKAKDKKRLKELISKITPQNRHKEIDWGKPIGKEVW
- the mazF gene encoding endoribonuclease MazF, which produces MVKRFGEIYIPDIGDIVWLDFDPQVGREQAKRRPAICLSPKDYNEKSELAIFCPITSVSKGYPFEVEINIEKIKGVILADQVRSLDYKERKAQFIQQAPEDILEKVKDYICLLIDY